AAGAACAGCGCAAAACAATAGCCAAAATTCAAAGTTTTATGGGACAAGATAAGGGGTAGAACCTTGCGCCAGATGGGGGGATTAAATATCAAACATATTCGGATAATAACTCTTCATTACACTCTTTAAAGATTTAGTTTTATACCCAAACTTGATGTAACCTTCTGAATGTAACTTATATATTACGCTTACCTTAGTTGTTTGAAAAAAAATTGAAAGTTTGCTCACGATATATGCAAAGCTCTCTTGATTACAAGTCTGTTCATCAACATATAATATGTTAGAACTTAAATTGATTTCAGACTTTGCTTTTTCAAATTGTTCAAATAAAGCAACACTAGGAATTATTAAGTTTAAAGCAAAATAATTTGCCTGCCATTCAATCCAATTTCCTTTATCCTCGAATATATAATCAAATATTTTGTAGTTGTCTTCATTGTCTTTCAAACTGTCATATTCCTTCTGTTCCATCATTAGTTCACTATGAAGAAAAAAATGTCCTATTTCATGAGCAATTATGAAGAAACCTCTTTGAGATACATATTCTTTAGCACTTACATATATTGTTCTATTATTCAAATCGTATTTGCCCAATATTTCACTTTCTATCTTATTGTTTATGTCAGATATATACTTAGTTTTTAGTCTAAAATTCTTATATAAGTTTGCAATTAGGAGTTTCATATCTAATTGCTTTACACCTATTAGAAATGAGTAAGCAAATTTTCTTAATATATCCTCTGTCAATTTTTTTATTTGTATTTCATCCTTCATTATCTTTTATTTTATCCCTGTACCTCTTTATATAAGATTTTATTATTTGCTCCTCTAAAGTTTTAGCCAAGTCATCTATAGAGGTTTTCCCATTCTTTTTTTTATCAAGACCTTGAGTTGCGTTTTTTTTATTCAAAACTACATTGTAACTAATTTCTGGATTTACATGTATAATCATTAAACCCTTATTTTTAGCAACATTATAAGCTCCTTGACTAAGTTTTCTTGTTGTCATAAAAACTCCTTTGACATTAACCCCTGCTACTTGTTTTGTCTTATTTATAAATTCTTCTATATCATCGACAGGAATATTTTTAGTAGAATAATCTTTACACTCAATCAAGAAAAGAAAATAATACTCCTGTTGATTGCCAAAAAATACCTCTACTGAAATATCAAAGATTATGTTTCCTTCTCTATCTTTAGAATAATAACCTTTTTTCTGATAAATTTTACAAGAATTAGGACTTATTCCTAGAGAACCACTATCAATAATGTTTCTAACAATTTCATAGGACACGTTTTCAAACTTATCTCCTTTTTGAACAGTATTCATTAAATTTAAAATGTGTTAGTGGATTACCAAAATATTTATCTACCCCCTCCTAAACCTCTTCTCATACGTTTCAATAACTTTCCAATAGACGACAGGAATTTCTTGTATCAAATCGGCTGCTATGGCGAAAAGAGAAGTATCTTTTGAGATAGAAATGCTGTATTTTTCGGTGTTTTCTTCCCAGTTTTCAGCATTCAAGATGTCGTTTGCTCCGAAGAAATCGCCTTTTTGTAGCGTTTCTACTTTTTTACCATTCCGTTTGAGAGTTACGCTGCCTTCTGCTATCAGATAGAGAATGTATTTTTGAGAGAAATCTTGTCCTTCAGTTTGGGTCATTGCTTTGGCAATGCGTGTTAGAATAGGAAAAGAAACCACCTCGCCAAAGAGCCATGTATTTTCTAAAAACAAAATATTTTTCTCTACTCGTTTGAGTTCGCTATACAAATCATTTCTATCCACAAAATCGTGATACGATTGTAGAGGAATCTGAATAACAGTAATATTACTGGCTGCTCGGTAGGTTTCAAGAGCTTTTCCACCCAAATACCCCGAATAAAAACCAATGAGAGAACCTGCTGGCAAAACGTGTTGGTTGCCTCGTTTGGAATCTATAAATTCCACCGAACCTGTGAGAAGCAAATACACATATTCGCTATTGTGTCCTTTTTTGAAAAGAATTGTTCCTGCGTTGAAGTGCCTTACCGAATGGTTGAGCAAATAATTGACTTCGTGCTGTGGAGCGCTAGGAAAATAAAATTGAATGTATTTGCTCGCAAAATCAAAGAGATAATCATGACTAGCAGGAATAAGTTTATCAATCATTCCGAAGGCTGCCGATGAACCAATTTCTCGTTCTTTGAAAGTGAGTGGTTTGTGCGTGTGTGCCAAAACTATTTTTTTAGATTCATCTTTTCGATAATCTTCGGCTTGTCCGTGAATCATTCCTCCACCAATATCAATTTTTTTGAGGTCGGTAGGAATAAGGTAGTTTTGCGTGATTTTGTCGTACCACTCATTAGAAACTTGCAAATTGTCGTCTCGTTCCGTCATTTTTTTGAAAACATCAAACGAAACTACATCAGCTAAATGTCCATAAACTTTGTAGGCATCTTTCCATTTGGCTCTAAAATAAAATAAATTCGTTTCGACAGGGTGAGGCGAATACAATGGCATTACCTCCAAGCCATCTACATCGTTCCATGTGTCAAATTCCAAATCACAGACATCAAAAAAGTTTTTAAAATTGCTTTCCTCAATAGACATCAAGGCAGCCAATTTTTTGGTAACGGCAGCACGAACAAGTGGTGTGGCGTAATATTTAAAACGTCTGTCGGTTCGGATGAGTGTAGTAAGCCCTGCAAAATGGTCGTCGTGAGCGTGGGTATGGAAAATTCCCTCAATCTCATTGACGCTAATTCCTAAATAATTCAGACTTGTCAGAATATTGGGACCTGCATCTACTAAAAATATCTTTCCTTGAAAAATAACAATGCTCGCCATACAAGGACGATTAATATCCCAGCCATCACCTTCTCCAGAATGTACCACAGCAAAATATTCTCTATTCAGATAGTGATACCCCAACTGATAAGGAGCTTCATAACGGTCTTCTGCTCCCAAATTTAGATTTACTTCTACGCTTTCCTCTTTATAACTAATCTCATAAATATTAAATCCTTTTCTTTCTATAAAAACTCCGTTTCGAATTTCTGTTTTTGTGTTTTCTTGTTCTGAATTTTCATTTTCTTCGATAATTCGCTTGTCTAAAAGAGCATCAGATGGGTTTATTTTTCCAAAGGCAAAATTGAGTTTTATTCGCATCATTTGCTCAAAATCTTCTCCTCTTACTCCTGCTGCTTCATATTCTTCTTTATTAATTAAGCCATAATTTCCACGATAAAAATATTTCATTTGTGCTTCTATCTGCTCTTCTGTTCCGATAATCATGGGACGGATGCCTGTATTATTCGGATGATTCGGAATGACCATTCCTTGCAAATAGAGCATCTGCATAGCAGGAAATTCTATCAAATTCGAAAAGCTACCGTTCTGCATCAAGACTTCTGAAAGCAAAATACAGTTGGGTCCTGATTCATAAGAAACAATATTTTTTCCTATCTTTTTATCAATCGTTTCGATAAGCCCACGTTTTTTCAAATGTTTGACAGCATCAGCAGGACAACCACAAAGCATAAAAACATTTGCTTCTGGCACTTCTACCCAAAAAATTCCTGTACTTACTTTCAGCTTCTTCATAATATCAGTAATCAGTAATCAGTAATCAGTAATCAGTAAATACGATTTTGTAGTATTTACTTTATATACTACTACTTTTTCTGACTTATTTTACGTTTGTTTATTCTCGTTTTTCTTAAAATTGCGAAAAGCATTTTGCCGATTTCATCGGCTTGTTTGTACATACTCTCGTATGTATTTTCGTCTATATAACCTGTATCTTTTAGTAAACTCAGCCAGTATTTAGTTTCTAAACATTCTTTATAAGCAATGCTCATTTTGGCAGAAAAATCATCATCAGAAATTGCTCCATTAGCTTCTATAATATTTGCTCCAATAGAAGTTCCAGAGCGTAATAATTGCTTTGAAAGTACATACTCTTTTTTCTGCTCTTTCAAAAACTCAAAAGCCTTTACTATTCTGATAGCAAAAGGATAGGCTTTATCATACACTAGGCTTCTATTCTCTATCATAACTAAAGCATCAAAATACTGATTACTGATTACTGGTTACTGACGACTGAACGAAATACATATCAATTTCCCCTTTATTCTTTGCTGTAATTTTCCCTCTGTATTCACACTCAAAATCATTTTTTACATGATGGTATGTGGTTTCAGAGATATTTACCTTTCCAACTTCTCCACTAGACTCCATTCTTGCTGCAAGGTTTACGGCATCGCCCCAAATGTCGTAGGCAAATTTATTTTTACCAATCACACCAGCCACTACCGAACCTGTATGAATTCCCAAACGAAGTTCAAAAGTTGGTTCACCTATTTTTTCTTGGTAAGATTTCCAATCTTTCATAAACTGTTGCATCTCTAAACCTGCTCTTACAGCATCTTTTGGATTGGAACTGTTAGCCACTGGAATCCCTCCTGCACACATATAGGCATCACCTATAGTTTTGATTTTTTCAAGATCGTATTTATCACAAATTTTATCAAACTCTGTAAAACAGTACTCTAATTTTTTGACGAGATCTTCTGGTGATAATTTTTCAGAAATCTGCGTAAAACCTTTGAAATCAGTAAACATAACCGTTACTAGGTCGTAAGATTGTGGTTGAGCATGTCCTGTTTCTTTGAGTTCTTGTGCTGTTTCTTCTGGCAAAATATTGAGTAAAAGCGTATCTGATTTTTGGCGCTCTAGTTCTATTTCCTTGTTTTTCGAACTAAGTTTTCTATTACTATTAAATTTTTGAATAAAGGCTACTACAGAAATAAGAAGAACGATTCCACCACCAATAAGTCCGATGAGAAACTGATTGTTTCGTGCTTTTTGTGCTTGTGCTTCAGCTTTTTGCGCTTGCGCTTCGGCTTGTTGCTCTTTAGCAATGGCTTCTTGTTTCTGACGCTCAGATTCTTTCATTTTCAAATCAAGATTTTTGAGTTGAAGTTCTAGTCCTTGCCTTTCAATAACATATTTTTGAGAGTCAATATCCAAGGTCAGTTCTTTTTTTTGAGTTCTTAAAAACTCTAATTCTCTTTGCGATAAAAGCATAGGGTCTATTTTCATTGCTTCTTCTAGCTCTCTTTTTTTGTCTCGTGGGTCTGGCTTTTCGCTTTGAGCTTTATCCCACATGAGTTCAAAGAGTTTTACTTTTTCTTCGCTCCCTTGTTTTGTGTGTGCCTCTATCAGTACAGTAGAAAGATTTATTCTATCTTGGCGAGTAATTTCGAAAACATCTGGTTTTGAAAGTAGCGTTTCGGCAGTCGGAATGAGGTTTTCATAATCTCTTTCCTTGTGCGTAATTTTGACAATTTTACGCAAAACTTCTCCTTCTTTTTTGGATTCATTTAGTTCATTGTAGAGTTCGGCTGCTTCTCTATATTGATTATTTTTTTTGGTAAAATAATCTGGCATTTTATATTTGTCGCCTAATCGTTCGTGGCTTTTGGCTTTTAAAAGTTTATCATTATTTTTTTCAGCAGTATAGATAGCTCTTTCATAATAACGTGTCATCAAACCATCTTGCTTGATAAGATGATAACTATCTGCAATTTGCCAGCTTAGACTAATGACTGTTTTGTAGTCTCCATTTTTTAAGGCACGTTTTCGCTTGGCATCATAGTTCCTAATCTTTGAAATTACTTGACGACGGTTATAGTTTTGTGCTTTCCCCCAATCATAAGGCACAAAAAGCAACACAATCAGTGAAGCAATGAGAACAAGATATCTTTTTTTCATGTTGATGAATGATTTTTAGGATAGTTTTTTTATTAATTACAATAAGACTTTTAAAACTTAGAAACAACAAAGTACATATCTACTTCGCCTTTATTTTTGGCTTCTATTTTTCCACGATACGAACAGAAAAAATAATCCCTAACAAGTGAATATGTGTATTCAGAAATATTTACTCTTCCAACCTCCCCACTAGATTCCATTCGGGCTGCCAAATTTACAGTATCGCCCCAAATGTCATAAGCAAAGCGTTTTTTCCCAACTACACCAGCTACAACAGGTCCTGTATGGATTCCTAAACGCATTTCGAAATACGGCTTTCCTTGTAGCATTTTCTTTTGTTTGAGTTGCTCAATGACTTCTTGCATTTCCATAGCTGCGCTCACAGCATCGACAGGATTCGTATAATTTGTAGTTGGAATACCTCCAGCACACATATAAGCATCTCCCATCGTTTTGATACGCTCCAAATTCCATTTTTCACAAATAGAATCAAATTCTGAAAAACACTCAGCAAGCTCGTCGATGAGTTCCTCAGGAGTTAGTTCTTCAGCAACTTGTGTAAAGCCTTTAAAGTCTGTAAAAATAACACTCACTTGGTCGTAAGAACGTGGAGGCAAGTTCGGATTACGTTTGAGTTCTTCAGCTATTTCTTTTGGTAAAATATTAAGTAATAGAGCTTCCGAACGCTCTTTTTCTTGTTCTATAATTTCCTTTTGACTTTCAATTTCTTCATTTTTGGACGCTAGTTCTTGGTTGGCAGAAGCAAGTTCTCGGTTGGCTTTTTTCTTAGCCCTCACTGTATTACTCTGAATAATAATAAAAATTATGAGAATTACAGCAAAAAAGGCTACTCCTCCAACAACATACATAAAGAGCTTTTTATCTGCTTCCCTTGCTGCCAAAGATTCTGTATGCAAACGTTCCAAACTATCTGACTCAAATGTACTTCGCTCTAAAAGTTCTTCTATACTAAGTGTTTTTACTTTCTGCTCTTGTGCTATTTTTTCAGCTTCTTTTTTCTTCTCCTCTTTTTCTGTTTTTGAGACAGATAAGGTATCTATCAATACTTCATCTTTTCTTTCTTCTAGTGCTATTACATCTTGCGCCTCGTCTTTTATTTCTTCTTTGATGTTAGCATACAAATTGGCATTTTTAGTATCTCCTTTTATTCTATAGATTTTTGCTAAATCTTCTGTAATTTGTAAAACAAGTTGCGTGGCATTGGCATTGTTGGCAGAACGAATTGTCGTTTTATACACTTCAATAGCTGCATCATATCTCTTCATTTGAGCATAAACATTGCCCTCCAAATAATGATAAAGAGCAGCCTTTTTTCTATCTCCTAATAGTTCATAAGATTTTGAAGCCTTTTTATAATTAAAAACGGCTTGCTCATAATTCTTCTGATTTTTATAAATTTCAGCCAAAGAGGCATAGGTTTTTCCTAAGTTTTCATAATCTTTGACAGTAGCTGAATGCTTAACAGCTTGATTAAGATAGCTGATGGCTTCATCTGTATTTCCTTGCCTGTATTTTCCTTTGCCAATCTCAAAAGCCAATCTTCCTGCTTTATCAGGACGATATTTGTTTACAGCTGCTTTATATTGAGTTTCTAGGTTTTGAGCTACCGTTTGATAGAGAGGAAAAAAATACAACGTAAAAATAAATACACTAAAAATAGAAGCAAGCAGAAAAGATTTTTTTTGGAGTAGCATATTTGAATGGAACTTTTCTATATTAAAAAAGAAGAAGCAAAAAATGAATAGAGAATAGGATTATGGAACACTTAAATTAGACCGATTCTCATAGAAATACAAATTTTTATAAAAAAAAGTAATAAAAAATTAGAACCAGCGAAGAGCAAAAACTACTAATCCAATATTGAGTAAAATCAATACAGCTGAAATGAAAAGAGTTGAAGTAGAAAGTCTAATTATGGGAAGGTTGTTTTGTGTTTTAGAAGCAGACGATTTCAAAAACAAGAGATAAGGCACTTTGAGGTAATAAAAGAAACCTATCAAGGTAGCAATCCCTACGCCAATCAGAGAAAGTAAGAATACTGAACTCACTTCATTTTGATAATTCTGAAAAGCAATAAAAATTACGACGATTTTTACTAAAAAGCCACCCAAAGGAGGAAAGCCAGCTAAAGACAGTGAGGCAAGAGAAAGGAGCAACTTAGAGGAAATTGGTAATTTATTGAGGTCTTTAATTAAAAAATTATCATCATTTTCTAATTCTGCACAAAATTTCCATATAATAGCATTTGATATAATGTAGAAAACCCAAAATAGTAGAAGTCCATTTTCTGAAATAGTAGCGTATTTAAAATTATAAACTAAAAGTAGTAGAAGAAATCCAACTTGAGCAACTCCTGAATAGGCAAAAAAACATTTAAAGCTACTCTGTTGAATAGCTAAAAAACCTCCAAAAATAGCTGATAAAACACCTAGTAGAGAAAGAGCAGAAAATACAATTTCTTGCAAGTCTTTGGATAAATGAATAGACTGACTTAACACAAAAAACAAAACTCCACTCGCTACAATTTTCGGAATAGTAGCTAAAAAAAAGACTGTTCCAGCAGAAGAGTTTTTATAAACTTCGCTTATCCAAAAATGAAGAGGAATGGCTGCGAGTTTGAATAAAAATCCAATTCCTATCAAAACAAAACCAATTAAAAAAATACTTTTATCAGTGTTTGTTAAAGTGGTTTCAAAAATTTGAGGAATAGAAAATGACCCACTTACACCATACCACCACGAAAATCCATAGAGCAAACAAGCTGCACTCACAGCACCAAACGCCAAATAATTGAAAGATGAAGCTATTAGTTTCTCTTTCCCTTTATCAGAGAAAGATACTAGCAAATAACCACAAATAGAAAGCATTTCTAGGCTTATGTACACTCCAAAAATATTGGCTGAAACCACTAAAAATTGTGCGCTCAAAACACCTCCTAACAAGACCACAAACCATTCAGAAAGGTCTTTTTTATGAGAAAGCTGAATCCAAATCGCTAAAATTGCTGAAACAGAAGTTAGTATTTTTAGATAATGCGTCAGTCTGTTTTGGTAAAAAAGGTCGTTCCAAAAAAAAGTTGTCTTAACTGGCGTAGCAATGTCAGTAAAAAAAATAAGGACAAAGATATTTGCTAAAAAAGCAATGCTACAAGTCAATGGTACAAAAGTAGAACTTATCTTTTTAGGCAGCAGCAACCCACAAAAAGCCAACACCCAAGCAACTACTAAAAGTAGTTCTGATTGTAGAAATTTTATATCCTGCCAAGAAAAAAAATAAAAACTTTGTTCTTCCATCTAGCAAAGGTAGAACAAATACAAAAAGAATAAAAGATAAGTCTTTATTGAGACTTAAAAATGCTTTCAATCCTGATTTGTGAAGTTTTCGTGAAAGGGTTCAGTTTCTCATATCTTATTCGTACTTTTGCGTCCTTAAAATTGAAATAAACTTAAGTTACTAATAAAGAACAAATGGAAGAATTAATCAAATTTGGACTGCTCTGTTTTACTACTTATTTTACTATCATCAATCCTTTGGGAGTAATGCCTGTCTTTATGACCATGACGGCTGACCTAAGTGATGCCGACCGTACAGCCACAGCAAGAAAAGCCCTCATTACGGCATTTTTTACGATGATTGCTTTTGCTTTTTCAGGTCAGCTTTTGTTTGATTTTTTCGGAATCTCTGCTGATGCTTTTCGTGTAGTGGGTGGAATTATTTTTTTTATGATGGGTTATGATATGCTACAAGCTCGCCTCATCCGTACCAAGATAGAAGAAGAGTCCGTAAAAAGTTATGTTACTGATATTTCTATCACACCACTTGCTATTCCGATGATTTGTGGACCGGGGGCAATTACTAACTCTATTGTCATGATGCAAGAGGCTCAAAGCATTAATGAAAAAATTGTTTTGATAAGTGTTATGTTTATTATCTGTCTGATTACCTTTCTTACCCTATGGGCTTCTTCTAGAATTTCAAAAATGCTTGGGGAAACAGGAAACAAAATTTTGATGCGAATAATGGGACTTATCGTGATGGTAGTGGCAGTAGAGTTTTTTAGAAGTGGTTTGAAACCTATCATTGTAGATATTGTTAAGGCTGCAGGACAGTAATCAGTTAGTAGTCATCAGTAAAACGATTTGTTTTTGTATAATAACAGTTAAGCTAATTGTAAAGCACACTTACAATTTCGAATGATGAGGTGTTTTTATTTTAATTGTCCACTTTCAAACGCTAGTTCAGCGTAGCTAATTTTTCATTATTAATTAATTTATGTTTACCGACTTTTCAGATACTATTATTGCCCTTTCTACGCCTGCTGGACGTGGTGCAATTGCACTTGTTCGTCTTTCTGGAGAAGATGCCATTTTACACACGCAGCAATTTTTTAAGGGAAAGAATCTTTTAGAACAGAAAAGTCATACTGTTCATTTTGGAACAATAAGAAGCCCTCAAAATGAAATTTTAGATGAAGTCGTAGTTACCATTTTCAAAGCTCCTCATTCATTTACAAAGGAAAATGTAGTTGAAATTTCTTGCCACGGTTCGCCTTTTATTGTCAAACGAATTATTCAAAATTTTTTAGATAATTCGCCTGTACGTTATGCTAAAGCTGGAGAGTTTACACAGCGTGCCTTTATCAATGGTCGTTTTGATTTGGCACAAGCCGAAGCCGTAGCAGATTTGATTGCAGCAGATTCGGCAGCTTCTCATCAAGTAGCTATTTCACAGCTTCGTGGTGGATTTTCCAATCAAATCAAAGAACTTCGTCAGCAGCTTTTAGATTTTGTTTCTCTGATAGAGTTAGAATTAGATTTTGGAGAGGAAGATGTAGAGTTTGCAGAAAGAGACAAACTTATTTCTCTTGTAAAGACTGTTCAAGAGGTGGTAGAACAGCTTTTGAGTTCATTTGAACTTGGAAATGCTATAAAAAACGGTGTTCCGACAGTAATTGCAGGCAGACCCAATGCAGGAAAATCTACACTTTTGAATGCACTGCTGAATGAGGAAAAAGCCATTGTTTCTGATATTGCAGGCACAACACGAGATTTTATAGAGGATGAAATCAGCATTGAAGGAATTGCTTTCCGTTTTATAGATACGGCAGGGCTTCGCCAGACTGATGACAAAGTAGAATCTATTGGAGTAGAACGAGCAAGAAAAAAGATGAACGAAGCCTCTCTCATTTTATATGTAATTGATTTATCAGAGCTTTTTCATCAAAATATTTCTAAGGCAGAGTTTTTTGAAGAAATAAAGGAAGTTGAAAATTTAGGTATAAACACGCTTTTTGTCTTGAATAAGGCTGATTTTTGGAATAAAATCAATAATGAAAGTAGCTTTGAGTGGAAAGATGAATTACAAAAATGGATAGAAAATACAAATACCATTTTTACGCAAGCCAACAACACAACTAGCAGAGAAGATATTGAAAAGCTCAAAAGCAAAATTTTAGAAGCTATCCAAGCCGATGATTTCAATGCAGGAGATACACTTGTTACCAACACACGACATTATGAAAGTCTAAGAGGTGCAAAATTGGCTCTAGTTGATGTGCTGAATGCACTAGAAATGGGACTAACAGGCGATTTACTTTCCCTAGACTTACGCACAGCCTTAGAACACTTAGGTTCTATTACAGGTGAAGTATCGAATGATGAAATCTTGGGAAATATCTTCGGAAAGTTCTGTATTGGAAAGTAAATACTAAAAAAGACCATTTTTCAATTATAAAATTGAAAAATGGTCTTTCTTGAAAAAACAGATGCTATCTTTTTATTCGGAAATAAATTGTTCTATTTCCTCAAAAGGTAAATGGTCTGGAATATCTTTTCCATAATGTGCCTTTATGATAGTTAGGTTTTCATCTAACAAAAAATCGGCTGGAATAGAATGTATTTGAGTTTCTTTAGAGTCTATTTCATATCCTTTTTCCACTAATTTGGCGTGTATTGCCATTTGTTTTGCTGAATTTATAGTGGCATTGAATTTTTCGGTAGAAACCTCTGTGCCATATTCTGAATACGTTTTTCGCTCAAAATCAGCTATAATAGGAATAGGAGAAACCCCTCTGTGAAAAGAACTTTTCAAAACAACGTCTTTTTGAGCTTCCAAAAAGAAAATCATTTCTAGCTTATCTTTCCACGCATCATTCTTCATTGTTAGTTGATGAATCCTAAAATTACAAAATGGACACGCTACATTTCTAAAAAAAGAAACTAATATCTTTTTACCTTTCTTTTGATAATCAGATAAGTTGATTTCTCTATCAAAAACATCGACTACAGAAAATAGGGGAGCAGTTTGTCCAGCTTCTAAACGTTGAGACATGATTATAAAAGGGAATTAAGTTTAAAAAATAAAACAGGGGTAAATTATTAAAAATACTAGCTATTAAGTGGCAAAAATCACACTACTTTTTACAAAATGGCTTCTATTTTTTCAAATGGCAAGTGGTCGGAAGCATTGTTACCATAATAGGCTTCTACTATATTTAGATTCTCATCTAATAAAAAATCTGCTGGAATGGTTGTTATTGTTTTTTCGTCTGTTTCTATACCTAAACCCATT
The Bernardetia sp. DNA segment above includes these coding regions:
- the mnmE gene encoding tRNA uridine-5-carboxymethylaminomethyl(34) synthesis GTPase MnmE, which codes for MFTDFSDTIIALSTPAGRGAIALVRLSGEDAILHTQQFFKGKNLLEQKSHTVHFGTIRSPQNEILDEVVVTIFKAPHSFTKENVVEISCHGSPFIVKRIIQNFLDNSPVRYAKAGEFTQRAFINGRFDLAQAEAVADLIAADSAASHQVAISQLRGGFSNQIKELRQQLLDFVSLIELELDFGEEDVEFAERDKLISLVKTVQEVVEQLLSSFELGNAIKNGVPTVIAGRPNAGKSTLLNALLNEEKAIVSDIAGTTRDFIEDEISIEGIAFRFIDTAGLRQTDDKVESIGVERARKKMNEASLILYVIDLSELFHQNISKAEFFEEIKEVENLGINTLFVLNKADFWNKINNESSFEWKDELQKWIENTNTIFTQANNTTSREDIEKLKSKILEAIQADDFNAGDTLVTNTRHYESLRGAKLALVDVLNALEMGLTGDLLSLDLRTALEHLGSITGEVSNDEILGNIFGKFCIGK
- a CDS encoding redoxin domain-containing protein — protein: MSQRLEAGQTAPLFSVVDVFDREINLSDYQKKGKKILVSFFRNVACPFCNFRIHQLTMKNDAWKDKLEMIFFLEAQKDVVLKSSFHRGVSPIPIIADFERKTYSEYGTEVSTEKFNATINSAKQMAIHAKLVEKGYEIDSKETQIHSIPADFLLDENLTIIKAHYGKDIPDHLPFEEIEQFISE